A single region of the Hylaeus volcanicus isolate JK05 chromosome 5, UHH_iyHylVolc1.0_haploid, whole genome shotgun sequence genome encodes:
- the LOC128877126 gene encoding uncharacterized protein LOC128877126: MVSPSLCIGHPPMQWLSNAPRRFLDPHAGSTKFIAWTSKIKLLVAKQMAQQEEDAAATCGKNRILSTAANVAANAFVQVLTIVGSTGREQRVLRIRLDRFCPDSLGVLAFGTRNSARQDSPHRLLVTVSLTLDRRSTHGSFWTQQQHASRAVHLNVVFGVRFSRRSRMIQGIARDPNTWTVIIVAGFELTDFSCIVLLQTIVPGSRRSQASCQCGNCIHYIEGIPSESKG, encoded by the exons ATGGTTTCTCCAAGTTTGTGTATCGGTCATCCTCCCATGCAGTGGCTCTCAAACGCTCCTCGTCGTTTCCTCGATCCCCATGCTGGTAGCACCAAGTTCATTGCATGGACCTCGAAAATTAAGTTGCTCGTTGCGAAGCAGATGGCTCAACAGGAAGAAGATGCCGCAGCCACCTGCGGTAAAAATAGAATCCTCTCAACCGCAGCGAATGTCGCTGCGAATGCCTTCGTCCAGGTCTTG ACGATAGTAGGCAGCACAGGACGTGAGCAGCGGGTGCTCCGGATCCGACTGGACCGGTTTTGCCCGGATTCCCTAGGAGTTCTAGCCTTCGGGACTCGCAACAGTGCCCGCCAGGATTCTCCTCACCGGCTGCTGGTCACAG TTTCTCTGACCTTGGATCGCCGATCGACCCACGGATCCTTCTGGACCCAACAGCAGCATGCTTCACGAGCGGTCCACCTAAACGTCGTCTTCGGCGTTCGATTCTCGAGGCGTTCTCGAATGATTCAGGGAATTGCGCGCGATCCAAACACTTGGACAGTCATAATCGTCGCTGGATTCGAG CTTACAGATTTCTCTTGTATCGTCCTGCTGCAAACGATCGTTCCAGGGTCCCGTCGCAGCCAGGCATCGTGTCAATGTGGAAATTGCATACATTACATAGAA GGTATTCCGTCGGAGTCCAAGGGATAA